In the genome of Arachis hypogaea cultivar Tifrunner chromosome 9, arahy.Tifrunner.gnm2.J5K5, whole genome shotgun sequence, the window ACCCAAGAAATCCCTCGTCAGCTCTTCTTTTGCACCGCCGCCACGGCCACCACGGTCATTGGCGGTGGTGGTTGTTGTCTTTGGAAGAGTATCATGCAACaagaagttattattattattgccatCATTACCATTACCATTATCATCACCATCTTTCTTTgtgatattattattactaaCAAGAATTCCACCAAAGGGATCATCAAACTGTGCCGCTTCAAATCCAGAAGAGAAAGAGTTCATCATCAtgacatcatgaagaagagaagaagaagaagaaggagcagCAGTTGTGGTGgtagtggtagtggtggtggttgtggtgatATGGTTATGGTTATGGTGGTGGTGATCACGTGAGGACAAATTCAAAGGAAAGTGATTAAGAGTGGCAGAAGGATTAACAGACACGTGACTTTGATGGTGGGGCCCAATGCTGCTGCTCATGGTTGCACCCATCTGAGCTGCTTTTTGCAGCAAAGCTGTTGCTGACATGTGAGCTGAAGGGTACCCTTCAATTGTGGGACCACCAACACCTACAAGCCTAGGGTTAGGGTTTGGATTTGGATTTGGGTTCTCATTATTTTCATGGAGATTCAAAAAGTCTTGACCTTGATGATTATTTTGTGATGGGGTTGGAGtattactactactactgctaCTTCCAAGCCATGGGGGTAGTTCTGTCCTAACAAGGTTGAAACTTTGGTGGTGTAACTGTAATGGCTCTTTCTTCAATGGGAAAATTTGGGGATTATTGAATTGATGATGAAGTTGgggtattgttgttgttgaagtggtggtggtggttcttgcTGTCTCTTGTGCAAGTGCATCACAGAAGGCTCTGTGGGTTATGAAACTGTCCCTCCtgtaattgaagaaagagagagagagagagatcataTCAGAAAAGAGAATCACAAACAAACACACAcaagaaaacaaaaactaatgaaaGATGTTACTTAAAGTGTTAGTACTATTGTGTTGTGTATGACACTCACACACTACACTACTCCAGAAATTATTCAAACACCATTATAtttatctttctttctctctctctctctctctgtctttctttccaatttaaaaacaaaaacaaaaaaattaaacaaaggaaattaTCTGGGAGTACTTAAAGAGTGGATAGTGCATGTTAGGTGgtacatttaattaaaaaaaaaaaaaacaaactaagAATCTGCAGTCTCATGAGGTGTTTATACTTTATGGGAGACTTCTATATTAATGAAATAAAAGGTCCATTCAATAGTGTATCATGTCTCATCTCTCCTCCTATATATCCAAGAAAAAAATGTTAACACTCTTTCTATTTTAAAACACCAATCATTTTAGAATTTAGATTAACAAAACTGCTAACAAGTATTGGTAATTCTAATACACTATTGTATATATTACAGACCTCAAAACTTTTCTCTATTGGAATAAATTTTCACTTCTAATATCTCTAGCATATGTTCAAAGACCAATTTACCATAAAAACCGAAAGaaatgaacaaaataaataaatactaaatgaTTTCAAATAATAATTCAAACACCATATCTCAGTCAACCTCGGATTTCAAAAATCACATCCTTCATAAATGAGAGTATAGATGTTGGTCTGACACTTGTGGTGAATAAAAATTAACTAGAACtcatagtagtagtagtaaattTCACATGTCATTcattattttcctaatttatcatttcttttttttttcttattacttAATTTTCTTAAGCATTTATGTCATCCTCTTCTGCATTTTTGCCATAAAAATTTACTTAAACTTTAATATTCACCTAGCAGCCCACCAAAATCAAAACAAATAcacaaatttcaaactcactaacaATATCATTgacaaattaattatcaaaacaaaATAATCGAAAACAACTGCATCTGAATTTTCATCGCTGTTAAAACATACTTCAAATCTTTACCACTTAACACCACATATCTTATCTCACAAAAAGCAGCTGATTCAGTAATTTTTAATCGTTGATTTCAATGTTTgcattttatataatttgaatgATACAAGAACAGGAGTTAGTTACCTTGAGAAGAGAGTTCCACAGTCACATCTGTACTCTCTAGTGCCACAGGTCTTGGAATGCGCTTTCCAATCAGATTGAACTGCATACTTCTTTGAACACTTCTCACACTTCCACTTCTTCTCACCATGCTTCCTACAGAAGTGTTTCTTGATCCCAGTCAAGTCCCCCAGAGCCCGTGACGGGTTGTGGTGGACGCAACTGGGTTCAGGACACACGTACACTTTCTTCCTTATCTCTTTGCTTGTTCTCTGCTTCAGCTTCCATGGTAGGTTGTGGCCTCTTCTGTGGAGTTGTAGGTTCTGGTCTCTCTGAAATCCTTTGTTGCAGATCTCACACATGAATCTGTTTGTTGCTAAGAGAGATTTGGGAGATAAAGCTATTACCTCAGCATCTGGGTCTGAACCaattagaagaaaaaagaaaaacatcttTAATTACATAACTCTCTCAAGAAAAAGAAGCTAAGGAAGAAGAAGGGAACCTGGGTTGCCGGGaagatttctctttttctttgatgGTGGTTGTGTAGAAGTGTCAGATGATGTTGGTGGTGGAGTCATGAAGGTTCCAATTTCAGTTCTTGTACCTGAGGAAACACTGTTATTACCTTCGTTTGAAGCTGAAGTCAAATTAGACATGTTTTCTTCCACTACCACCACTTGTTGCTGCTGCTGATTTTGTTGTTGTTGGAACATCAAACTCTTCATCATGCTCATATgattaattacttgatttcaaATAAGCCTCTAAGAATGGtagctatgtatatatatatgtctacGTATGAGCCATAGatctttttgtttttggtttctggGATCTAGAGAAGAAAGGTTGCCGAAAACAGAAAAAGTAGAAAAAAGAAGTGAAGTGCAGTAATAGAGTTGATACTTGATAGTTGATAGTGAGGAAAATGGTATCTAAAATCCCGgtgaaaagaaagggaaaaaggaaagggaaaagTTTGATGAATATATAGTATTCTTCTCTCTCTTGAATGAATGAAAGTGATTTGGTTTCACATTAAGCTTAAGGTAGTGGTGGTTTTGGCAGTGAGGCAAAGAGACAAGTAGTAGTTTTGGTTTTTATTGaaatgaagagatgagaagagaagagaagtggaagaagcttaggaagagaaggaggaggagagtgAAATATTATGTTTAGTTTtataaagctaagatgagagaaaATCCAATTATGGCCAcacaaatatgaacaaaaaatatagacagagagaaagagagagaggaaaaaaaaaaggtgtgGATGAGAAGGGTTTTGTTTGCAGTAGAAATTAGAAAACCACAAGGAGGAGGAGGGAACCCTACTGCTAACTCTCTCTATCTTAATACCTTATATTAACAACAATATTATTCGTACATTCAAATcagtaattaatattaatttgtgtatatatatatatatataatttaatttatttttaatatatatttatattttaatatgtatttatactcGACTATTCTTAGTTCGATTTGGTAGTTGATTTTGATAGTATACCTAACATAATcgttatattaaataaaatgaaaactcatGTGTAATTAACTTTATCTAGTATTGATAGTTAAAagctgttaaataatttaataaatttaattaaattgtcaTCTAATATCTAACGgtctcaactatcaatttcatataaaattaactatatctaaatttttatataaaaatatctctaCTAAATATgatacttaaaaataattataaaattatttaatatatttaattaaattatttaatataatattttaatattttaactaatattttcaCATAATAATATTGATATATgagtaattattataaaataaaatgttcaaattttagtcattttaagGATAATTATTAGCAAAATTCTAATGCATTTTATATGCATAATTTGTTTTAATAACATATGACTAAAtgattgtaaaaaaattattttaataatactgTTAAGGACTTAGATATTACAGGGTGTTCAAAATTTTTCATCGGGTATTATATAATACTTAATGTTATATATAAAGagaattctttttctttattaactagtttttaaaatgtaattttttatttttcttagataGTTAATAATGATATCAATTAAATTACTCTATATATATCtagttaatataattataaatttaattttgatacatcaaTTTACACtgatatcaaattaaattcattctttcaaataatatatatattagaatttCACTAAACAAATAGTGATGTATGTACTATGTAGCAGTGATGAATCAGTGTTGTTGAAATAaacttttgttcttattttataCACATCCTCGCTCCTTGTAATTCTCCTTTGGACCATAAAGTAAGCACAAAAAAGGGTTGAAAAAAGCATCATAAAAAGATAAAAGAGAAAGTAGTATGATTTGAATATATGGAGGTATAGATAGACAAATAGTAGTGATGAGtgggagaaagagaaaaatatgagAAGGGGAAAGTGTTTTGTATGTGTCAAGTTCAGTTCtactattattttaaattattactatTAGACCCTTCTATCTTCTAGTTTCTTATTTCTATCGATCGGCTTTCTATATTTACAGTGATATGATTGATTCATTGATTAAATTCTAACAAGCATGGCTAAAAGGTATCTCTAGCTACCTTAATTCTTTTTTATACAATTTGTTGTTTCATTCTATATCATTGTAGCTATTGACTATATAAAAAGCTGAATTTCTGACAATTTCTGCATGGTTCTTTCAATTATATCATAAACAAAGAACTTGATGGCTTatttaaatatacatatattGATATAGATCTACTAAAGCtgcctaacaataataatattactgttcagAG includes:
- the LOC112710143 gene encoding protein indeterminate-domain 7 translates to MSMMKSLMFQQQQNQQQQQVVVVEENMSNLTSASNEGNNSVSSGTRTEIGTFMTPPPTSSDTSTQPPSKKKRNLPGNPDPDAEVIALSPKSLLATNRFMCEICNKGFQRDQNLQLHRRGHNLPWKLKQRTSKEIRKKVYVCPEPSCVHHNPSRALGDLTGIKKHFCRKHGEKKWKCEKCSKKYAVQSDWKAHSKTCGTREYRCDCGTLFSRRDSFITHRAFCDALAQETARTTTTTSTTTIPQLHHQFNNPQIFPLKKEPLQLHHQSFNLVRTELPPWLGSSSSSSNTPTPSQNNHQGQDFLNLHENNENPNPNPNPNPRLVGVGGPTIEGYPSAHMSATALLQKAAQMGATMSSSIGPHHQSHVSVNPSATLNHFPLNLSSRDHHHHNHNHITTTTTTTTTTTTAAPSSSSSLLHDVMMMNSFSSGFEAAQFDDPFGGILVSNNNITKKDGDDNGNGNDGNNNNNFLLHDTLPKTTTTTANDRGGRGGGAKEELTRDFLGLRPLSHSDILSIAAMGNCMNDHQNQPQKHW